In Nicotiana tabacum cultivar K326 chromosome 19, ASM71507v2, whole genome shotgun sequence, one DNA window encodes the following:
- the LOC107766114 gene encoding xanthotoxin 5-hydroxylase CYP82C4-like, producing the protein MHFLSHFLALLIFWFLALFVAHTYKIRNRASTAKSSSISSIWAPKAPSAWPFIGHLHLLSGQVPVCRTLGLLADKYGPIFQLQLGTHPALVVSSWEMVKDCFTTNDKIFASRPKMTLSKYFYNDAVFALAPYGPYWREIRKMVTLELFTNSRLEKLKHVRTSEVDCCIKELYSFCNNNNNFPTQVNLSSWFEHITCNIIIRMLAGKRFSSSVNEESGTKEMQFKESIKKALLLGGAFVVSDVIPSLEWMDIGGHIKAMKQTFKEVDSVFDIWLKEHIQKRKDCDNSTTGDDHQSDFIDVMLSTLPEEASVSGYDRDAIIKATTLILIMTASESTAETLIWALSLLMNDRRILKIAQDELDEHVGRNRWVEESDIKNLKYLQAIVKETLRLYPPGPLAGPREAIEDCYVGKYHIRKGTQPLLTPRLPMELYQSL; encoded by the exons ATGCATTTTCTCTCTCATTTCTTAGCACTATTGATTTTTTGGTTCTTAGCCCTTTTTGTTGCTCACACATACAAAATTAGAAACAGAGCTAGTACTGCAAAGAGTAGTAGTATATCATCAATTTGGGCACCTAAAGCTCCAAGTGCATGGCCATTCATAGGCCACCTCCATCTTCTTAGTGGCCAGGTCCCCGTTTGTCGAACCCTCGGACTCTTGGCTGATAAATATGGACCCATTTTTCAACTTCAGCTAGGAACCCATCCGGCTCTTGTTGTAAGCAGTTGGGAAATGGTTAAAGATTGCTTCACTACAAATGACAAAATATTTGCAAGTCGACCGAAAATGACACTAAGCAAGTACTTTTACAATGATGCTGTTTTTGCGTTGGCCCCTTATGGACCATATTGGCGTGAAATTCGCAAAATGGTGACTCTTGAACTCTTCACCAATAGCCGGCTTGAGAAACTGAAGCATGTCCGTACATCGGAAGTGGATTGTTGTATTAAAGAATTGTACTCGTtctgtaataataataataatttcccAACACAAGTGAACTTAAGTAGCTGGTTTGAGCACATAACGTGCAACATAATCATTAGAATGCTTGCTGGGAAGCGATTTTCGAGCAGTGTTAATGAAGAGAGTGGAACAAAGGAAATGCAATTCAAAGAATCAATAAAGAAAGCGTTGCTTCTTGGTGGAGCTTTCGTTGTTTCGGATGTAATTCCATCGCTTGAATGGATGGATATTGGTGGCCACATTAAAGCCATGAAGCAGACCTTTAAAGAAGTTGATAGTGTTTTTGATATCTGGTTAAAAGAACACATCCAGaaaagaaaagattgtgataataGTACTACTGGAGATGATCACCAATCTGATTTTATTGATGTGATGCTTTCAACTCTTCCAGAGGAAGCCAGTGTATCTGGATACGACCGTGATGCCATTATCAAGGCAACGACATTG ATACTTATCATGACTGCATCAGAGAGCACTGCGGAGACACTAATATGGGCACTTTCTCTGCTAATGAATGACCGTCGCATACTGAAAATAGCCCAAGATGAGCTAGATGAGCACGTAGGAAGAAACAGATGGGTTGAAGAATCCGACATAAAAAACCTGAAATATCTACAAGCCATAGTAAAAGAAACATTACGTTTGTACCCACCTGGTCCTTTGGCAGGACCTCGAGAGGCTATAGAAGACTGTTATGTTGGCAAGTATCATATTCGAAAAGGCACTCAACCTCTTCTTACTCCCAGGCTGCCTATGGAACTCTATCAAAGTCTTTGA